The genome window TGAACGTGTCGCTGGAGATCGACGGCTACAATCGCGAACGCGCGATGCGCCTGATCCGCAGCCTGTACCACAACCTGGGCAAGATCTTCGACCTCTCCGAGCGCGACAACATCCCGCCGCAGCAGGCCGCCGACCGCATCGCCGAAGCGCGCATGCACGCCATCGGCAAGCTCAAGCTGCCGCTGGGCCGCACCGCCCCGCGCTCGATGGGGCATCTGCGCGGCGAGTAGGCGAGCGAACAGCAAAACCTTTCGACGCACAGCGCGTCGGGACTGAAGTGCCTGCCACAATAAGCCGGCACGGCATCACCGAGCCCGAACGTCCCTGTAAGCGACTTCAGCCGCGAAGAGGGAAGAGGGAAACCCAACGCCGCCTCGGCACGTAGAGGCCGCAGCCTCCACGGTAAATAAAGCGCGGGCCGCAAGCATGCCCGCACTGCATCAGAATCCCAAACGATACCGCAGCGACAGCGCATGATCGTCGCCGCGCGGGCCGAAGCGCCGGTCGTAGCCGACGCCCAGCGCACTGCTGCCCCAACGCCGGTCCAGGCTGGCGCCGAACAACCCGCCCGACCGCGCCGGCTGCAGATCCACCAGCGGCGCCCAGGCATCCACGCCGACGAAGCTGGCCTGGCGCTGCAGCCCTTGCGCGGCCAGGGTCTGCTGCCATTCGGCATAGCCCTGCAGCGACCAGCCGCGGCCGCCGTAACCGGCACGCAGGCCGGCCAGGGCCTGGCTGCGCGAAGAAGACGCCGCATCGGCCATCAATCCGAAGCCGTCGCCGCCCTGCTCGCGAAAGCCGTCGCTATCGATGCGGCTGTAGTCGGCGCCGACGTACGGGGTCAACGCCGCCTTGCCGCGCCCGAAGCGGTAGCCGACTTCGATGCTACTGGACAGGAAGCGTCCGGCGTAGCGGCTGGACGCATCGGCGACGCGATCGCCGAGCAGCAGACCGCGGTCGAGCTGACGCCGGTACTGCCCGGTGCCCAACTGCGCCAGCGCGTAGGCATTGCCGCCGACCGCGCCGAGATAGGCCTGGCCCTGCACCTGGCGATCGCGGCTGTGATCCAGACCGCCGTCGCCGCCACCGTCGGCGCGGCTCTCGCCGAAGGCGAAACCGGCCACGCCATGCTCGCCCAGGCGCAGGTCCTGGCCCATCAGCCAGCCGTCGAGCTGGAACTGGCTGCCGGCGAAACTGCCCTGCCCGGTGTCGCCCAGGCGCTGGCTCCACGCGCCGATCGCACGCGGTTGCGCGACCAGGCTGTCGAGGCGGCCGGACAGCGCGCGCCGCTGCAGATCGATGCTGTCGAAGGTCATTGCGGTGGCCGCGGCATGCGCTTGGCCGGACAGGCTGCGCAGCGTCGCCGCCGCCGCCGCCGCGCTCGGCGATTGCTGCACCGCGCCGGCCGCCTTCAGCAGCGACGCATCCACTGTCGCCGGATCCCTGCTCAGCTGCGAATCAAGCTGCGCGAACGCCGCGTCCACCCGCGTGGCCGAGGCCAGCGTGGCGGCAGTGACGCTGCCGAAACTCGCCGCCGCGGCGGTGACGCTGAGCGCCTGCACGGTGATCGAAGCGCTGGTACTGTCGTAAGCGAGCGAAGAGGTCAGGAACACGTTCGACGGCGTGGTCACCGAGGCGAACGTGCCGCTCAGTCCGCCGCTGGTTTCGATCACCTTATAGGCGGTGTTGTTGACCACGTAGTCGCGCTTGCCGAGCACGTACAGCGCGCCGCCCTGCAGCGCCGCGGTGCCGGTCACCGAGAGCTTGTCGCCGACCAGCAGCGCCAGCCGGCCGTTGCTGCCCTGCACGTAGTTGCCGCTCAGGCTCAGCGCCGCGGTGCCGACCTGGAACGTGCCGGCATTGCTGACGTTGCCGCGCAGCGGCCCAGTGCCGATGAAGGTTGCGCCATTGCTGATCGCCACGTTGGAGCCCAGGCTGGCCGCGCTGAGCGTGCCGGCCTGCACCCGGGTATCGCCGCTGTAGCTGTTCTGGGTGCCGCTCAGAGTCAAGGTGCCGCTGCCCTGCTTGATCAGGCCACCGCTACCGGCGATGTCGTTGGCCCAGGTCGAGCTGCCGCTGAAGGACACGCTGACGTCGCCCCAGTCGAACCGGGCCGGCCCCAACACCGCCTTGCCGACGTTGAGCAAGCCATAGCCGAAGGTGGCGTCCACCCCGGGCGTGCCCAGGTCGGTGGCGGTGCCGAGCAGGGTCTGCCGCAGCAGATCGTTGCTGAAGTAGGGGAACGCCTGCCACACCAGCGCCGCGGCCCCGGACACCAGCGGCGCAGCGTACGACGTGCCGCTACCGTAGTAATAGTCCGGGTTGGCGGTGGCGGTGGTCGCCTTGGGATCGACGAACACTTCGGTACCCGGCGCGACCAGGCAGTAGTGCATGGCCACGCCGCAGGCGTTGGAATACGACTCCAGCTTGCTGCCGGTGCTCGCATCCACCGCGGCCACCACCAGCCAGCCGCGTTCCAGGTCCGCCGCCGGATGGCTGCTGCCGGGGCCGGGCTGGCTGGGCAGCGCGGCGATGTCCGACGGATCGGCCTTGGCTTCGTTGCCGGCGGCGAAGACCACCAGCCCGCCATGGCTCAGCACGAACGGACGGTATTCGGCGGCGATCGCATTGGTCGCAGTCGGATCGGTCCAGTAGATGCCGCCCCAGGAATTGTTCATCACCTTGACCCCGGCGTTGATCAGGTCCTGGTGCACTGAAGCCAGGCCCAGCGCGCCACTGGCCTGGTTGCCCTCGCCGCTGCCGTCGTCGTCGGGCGAGGTATCGCTGATGATGCGCGACGACACGATCTGCGCGCCGGGCGCGATGCCGCCGGGCCACGCGCCCACCGCCTTGCCCGCGGCCAGCTGCGCGACCGTGGTGCCGTGGCCGTCGACATCGTCGACGTTGACGTTGTTCTTGGCCGGATCGACATAGATCAGGCTGGACACCACGCGTCCGGCCAGCGCCGGATGGTTGCGGTTCACGCCGGTGTCGACCACGCCGATGCGATAGCCGCTGCCGTCATAGCCGGCGGCGTGCGCGGCCAGCGTATTGGTCAGCGCCAGGTGCGCGTCGAACGCGGGCTGCGGCGACGGTGGCGAGGTCGGCGGCGACGTGGGCGGGGAGGTCGGCGGCGGTGGCGGTGGTGGCGAGGTCGGCGGCGGCGAGGTCGGCGGCGGATCGCTACGGGTCAGCCCGCCACCGCTGCCACCGCCGCATGAGGTCAACGCCATCGCCAGTGCGGTCGCCAGCAGCGACCGGGCCATCAACTTCCGCATCATCTCTCTCCAGATAAGCATGCCGGCCAAATCGGCGGGCAACGGTGCGTTGGCGGCCGCAAACCGGCGGCCTGAATCGCCACGAATCTACACCGGAATTGCGTCCCCGCCACCCTCCCCGCCCGCGCGCCGCGATTGGCAGCAGCGACGCCGAGGCAGATAATCCGGGGCTTATCTTTCGCAAGGGTTTGCCATGACCGAGATCGTGATCGCCGCGGCCAAGCGCACCGCCATCGGCGCCTTCCTGGGCCAGTTCAACGGCGTGCCCACGCCGGAACTCGGCGCCGCGGCCATCCGCGCCGCGCTGGAGCAGTCCGGCATCCCCGCCGCCGACGTATCGGAGGTAATCATGGGCTGCGTGCTGCCGGCCAACCTCGGCCAGGCCCCGGCGCGCCAGGCCGCGCGCGCGGCCGGCGTGCCAGACGCCACCGGCGCCACCACGATCAACAAGGTCTGCGGCTCGGGCATGAAGGCGATCATGCTCGGCCACGATCTGATCAAGGCCTGCTCGGCCAGCATCGTCGTCGCCGGCGGCATGGAATCGATGAGCAACGCCCCGCACCTACTGCCGAGTTCGCGCACCGGCAACCGCTACGGCAACTTCCAGGCGGTCGATCACATGGCCTGGGACGGCCTGACCAACCCCGACGACGGCCAGGCCATGGGCGTGTTCGGCGAGGCCACCGCAGCGAAATTCGGCTTCAGCCGACAGGACCAGGACGCCTATGCGATCGAGTCGGTGACGCGCGCGCAGGCCGCGCAACGCGATGGCGCCTTCGATGCCGAGATCGTGCCGGTGCGCGTGGCCACCCGCAAGGGCGAGACGGTGTTCGCCAGCGACGAGCAACCGGGCAAGTCCGACATCGCCAAGATTCCCACGCTGAAACCGGCGTTCAAGAAGGACGGCACGGTCACCGCCGCCAGCTCCTCCAGCATTTCCGACGGCGCCGCCGCCACGGTGCTGCTCAGCGCCGACGACGCCGCCCGCCGCGGCATCGCGCCGCTGGCGCGGATCGCCGGCCACGCGACCTTCTCGCAGGCTCCGGAATGGTTCACCACGGCCCCGGTCGGCGCGATCAGGAAGCTGCTCGAACAGGTCGGCTGGAGCCTGGACCAGGTCGATCTGTTCGAGATCAACGAAGCGTTCGCGGTGGTGCCGATGGTGCCGATCAAGGAGCTGGGCCTGGACCCGGCCAAGGTCAACGTCAACGGCGGCGCCTGCGCGCTCGGCCATCCGATCGGCGCATCCGGCGCGCGGCTGGTGGTGACATTGCTAAACGCGTTGCGCACGCGCGGCGGACGCCGCGGAATCGCGACCCTGTGCATCGGTGGCGGCGAGGCGACAGCGGTCGCCATCGAATTGATTTAATTGGGATTAACCCTTAAAATACAAAAATGAATGCGCGTACGCTTGACAGCCGACTTTGGCTTGTCATCATGTTGAGGGCGCGCAATAGCGCGTTGCCTAACTAAACGACGAGGATAGACACACATGAGCATCAACAAGCTGCTGATCGCAATGGCCCTGGGCCTGGCCCTGGCCGCGTGCTCGAAGCAGGAGCAGGCGCAGGACGCCGCTGCTTCGGCTAACGAAGCTGCCACCGACGCGCAGGCTGCTGCCGACCAGGCTTCGGCCGCCGGTGCCCCCACCGCCGATTCCGCCCAGGCTGCTGCCGATACGGCCGCTACCGCTGCCAACACCGCTGCCGACGCTTCGGCCGCTACCGCCGCTGCCCCGACCGATGCCGCTGCCGACAAGGCTGCCGACACCGCCAAGGTTGCTGACGACACCGCCGGTAAGGCCAAGGACGCTGCCGAAGAAGCCAAGAAGAAGTAATCACTTCTCGCTTCAGGCACGTCTGAAAAAGCCGCTGGTTCGCCAGCGGCTTTTTCTTTGCCTGCGATTCGCCAAGGCAGGCGCGACACCTGCGGCCGCACACTGCGCCGGGCATTGGGCCGACGCTGTCATTCATTGGCCAGCGCGAGCGCCTTGCCGGTGCCAGCGTCGCCGCCACTTCCCGGCCGCCTTCCTTTCGCAACGGACTTGCCCATGATCATCGGTATCGACCTCGGCACCACGCATTCCCTGATCGGCGCCTATTCCGCGCAAGGCAGCCGCCTGTTTGCCAATGCGCTCGGCGAACTGCTGACCCGTCGGTGGTCAGCGCCGACGACAGCGGCATCCTGGTCGGCCAGGCCGCGCGCGAACGCCTGGTCAGCCACCCGCAGCGCAGCGTGGTGGCGTTCAAGCGCTGGATGGGCAGCGACCGCGAGACCGTGCCGGGAGAGCATCGCTTCCGCCCGGAGGAACTGTCGGCAATGGTGCTGCGCGCGTTGCTGGCCGATGCCGAAGCCGCACTCGGCGAAACAGTGCGCGAAGCGGAGATCGGCATGCCGGCGTATTTCTCCGACGCGCAGCGCAAAGCCACCCGCGCCGCCGGCGAACTGGCCGGGATCCGCGTCGAACGGCTGATCAACGAGCCCACCGCGGCGGCCCTCGCCTATGGCCTGAAGGAACGCCAGGGCCATGGCCGCTTCCTGGTGCTGGATCTGGGCGGCGGCAGCTTCGACGTGTCGATCCTGGAGATGTTCGAAGGCGTCATCGAGGTCCACGCCAGCGCCGGCGACAACGTCCTCGGCGGCGAGGATTTCGTGGAACTGCTGCTGCACGCCTTCCTGGCCGACCACGCGCTCGCGCCGCAGGCGCTGAGCGTGCAGGAAAGCGGCCAGCTGCGGCGACGCCTGGAAGCGCTGTCCAGTGCCAGGGAGGCGACAGTGGAGATCGGCGTGGCCGGCCAGGCGCTGCACTGGACGCTGCACGAGGACCGCTTCAACCAGCTGGCCGAGCCGTTGCTGCAGCGCATGCGCGCGCCGCTGGAGCGGGCGATGCGCGATGCGCGACTGCAGCCAGCGCAGCTGGACGAGATCGTGCTGGTCGGCGGCGCCACGCGCATGCCACTGGTCGCCAGGCTGGTCACGCGCATGTTCGGACGCTTGCCGATGCGCCACATCAACCCCGACCAAGCGGTGACGCTGGGCGCGACAGTGGCGGCCGGAATGAAAGCGCGCGACGCCGCGCTGGAGGAAGTGATCCTCACCGACGTGTGCCCATACACGCTCGGCACCGAGGTCGCCTCGCACGACGCGCAAGGCCAGCTGCGCGCCGGCCTGTTCCACCCGATCATCCAGCGCAACAGCACCGTGCCGATCAGCCGCGAGGATACGTTCTACCCAATCCACGACGCGCAGGAACACCTGGTGATCGGCGTTTACCAGGGCGAGAGCCCACTGGTGACCAAGAACATCAAGCTCGGCGAGCTGCGGATGGCGCTGCCCAGGCACCTGCCCAAAGCCGAGAAAGGCGTCACCACCCGCTTCACCTACGACAATAACGGCCTGCTGCAGGTAGAGGTGACCGAGCATCACAGCGGCCGCAAGCACGAACTGATCCTGGAGCAGAACCCCGGCCTGCTCGACGCCGGGCAGATCCGCGAACGGCTCGCCGCATTGCGCGGCGCTGAAGATCCATCCGCGCGAACAGCAGGACAACCTGAGCCTGCTGGCGCGTGCCGAACGCATGTACGAGGAGTACCTGGACCTGCGCGAGCAGATCCAGGCCTGGATCGTCGTCTTCCGCGGCGCGCTCGACACCCAGGACCTGCGTCTGATCGACGAGCACCGCCAGCGCCTCGGCGAGACGCTGGACGCACTGGAGCGGCACGTTTGAACTGGGCGTTGCGGTGGCTGCAACTGCCGCCGGATGCCGACGAAACCGCGATCAAGCGCAGCTACGCCAAGCTGCTGCGCCAGCATCGCCCGGATACCGACCCGGACGGTTTCCAGCAACTGCACGCGGCCTACCCGTCGGCGCTGGCCTGGGCGCGCGCGGCGGCGACGCCGACGAGGACGTTGAAGACGCTGGAGACGAGGATGCTCGCGGCGCGGCGCAGACCGCGACTTTTGCTGCCAGTCCTGGCGCCAGCGATGGCGATGGCGATGGCGATGGCGACGATCGCCGCGACGCACGGCCGAATCCAGCGATTGCGTTCGGCACGCATAGCGATTTCCTCGATGACCACCGGCCACACCCCGAAACCGGGAGTCACGCCCCACGCCCGACGCAGCAGCCCCAGCTGACGCCAGCACCGCAGCTCGATGTGGCTACACCGCCGACGTTCGACCACGATGCGCTGTGGGCGAGTCTGATGCCGGGACGGCCGAGCACCCTGCGCCGCTTGCTCATATGCCTGGACCAGGGCCATGTCGACGGCCTGCCCGCGCCGGTGGACCGGCAGCAGATCGACTTCTGGATGCGCGCCAGCGAGGCCGGCTACCTGACCCGGGCGCGGCTGTCGGTCGGCCTGCTGCGTTGCGCCGCCACCGCGCTGTTGGTGACCATCGTCGTGCTGCTGGCGAGCGCCACCAGCGCCTGGTCGCCGGAGCCGGCGCCGATGTCCCTGGCGCTGAAGCGCAGCGGCCTGGCGGCCCTGGCGATCGTCGCGCTGTGGATGGGGTGGCTGCTCGCCGGCGTATTGCTGCGCTGGCAGGGCGAAGCGGAGTCGGACGATCGCTCGCCGGCGCCGCACTGGCTACGCTGGTCTTTCGTTCCGCTGCTGGCCGGCATCGGCCTGGGCGTGAGCGAGATCCCCGGGCAGCGGCTGGCCGGCGGCGTCATCGCCAGCATCGCATTGCTCATGTCGTTGGTGCGGCTATGGCGGCGAAGCGGGCGCCCCTACCGTCTGAACAGCACCATGCTCTGGCTGGCCTTCCTGGCACCGAGCATGGCCCAGTCGCTCGCGGTCGCGTTCAGCGCGGCGCTGGCGCTGGGCCTGTGGACGTGGGACCTGCTGCGCCACCACCGGCTGCGCTGGCGGCGTTCCTGAACGCGAGCCGCTGGCGATCGCCCGCATTGACACCAACTGCATGCGCGCCCGCCTAGGCTGCGCCGCATCAATCAGCAACGGAGAACGCGCATGAACAAGACCCCGATCGCGGCAATGGCACTGTTGGGCGCCCTGGCGCTGGCCGCCTGCCAAGGCCCGGAAGCGCAGCAGGCGCAGCGCGACGCCAAGGTCGCCGCCGAGCAGACCGGCGAAGCGGCCAAGGAAGTCGCCGACCAGGCCGCGCAGACCGGTCGCGAAGTCGCCGCCGACGCCCGCGACGCCGCGCACCACGCCGCCCACTCCGAAGCCGTGCAGGATGCCTCTGCCGCCGCCAAGGAAGCGGCCGCCGATGCCAGCGAGGCCACCGCCAGCGCGGCGCAAAAGCTCGCCGACAAGGCGCGCGAGAAGGCCAACCAAGATCCGCACAACAGCGACAGCGAAAAGCATTGACGCAATGCCCGCTGCACCCGCGCTCGGCGCGGGATGCGGCGGGCGTGTCCCGCGCCCGCCGCATCCCGCGCGATGTCGCAAGCACTTAGCACCGCGGCCACTTAGCACCGCGGCGTACCCCAAGATTCTTTTCCAGTATCCAGCTTGGGTCGATCCGCTGCCTGGTCACACTCTGCACATGCCGACATTCCACAGCGTGCGGATCAGAACTTGCCTGGCGCTTCTGTTTTCCGCCCTGATCTTCGTCTCGATCGGATTCGGCGTGTTCTCCGGTGCGCGACGTTCGATCTGCGATGCGGCACGCGTGGCCCACACCCATCAGGCGCTGCGCAGCATCGACGAAGTGCAAGCGAGCCTGCTGCTGGCCGAGACCGCGGCACGCGGCTACTGAGCTGCGTGGACCCCAAGGAAGCGCTGGCGGTGACCGCGCGCATGCTCGTCGCATTGATGCCCGACGCCGGCGGTGGCGTGTATCTGTTGGCGCCTCCAGGGATCGCGCCGAATCCATCGTCGCCTGGGGCGAGCCGCCGGTAAGCAGCAAAGCGGCCGTGGCGCCGGCACCGTGCTGGGTGCTGCGCCGCGACAAGACCCATATCGTGCATGCGCTGCGCCACGACGCGGCGTGCGCGCATCTGCGCGAGGATCCGCAGGCGGTCGGCGCCAGCAGCGCCTGCATTCCGTTGTCGGCGCAGGGCACGCAGCTGGGCTTCGTGTTCCTGGCCGGCCCCGGCCCCGGCCGCGGGCCGCGGCCGCGCATCGCCATCGCCGCAGCTGTCGATGGCGCTGAGCAACCTGCGCCTGCGCGAATCGCTGCACCGGCAGTCGATCCGCGAACCGCTCACCGGCCTGTTCAACCGCCGCCACCTGGATGAGTCGCTGAACCACGAACTGGCGCGCTGCGCACGCAGCTCGGTGCCGTTGTCGCTGCTGATGCTGGACGTGGCCACTTCAAGCGCTTCAACGATCTACACGGCCACGGCGGCAGCGACAGCCTGCTCGCCGCGGTCGGGCAGATGCTGGCGTCGCGGCTGCGCGGCGAGGACATCGCCTGCCGCTACGGCGGCGAGGAATTCACCGTGATCCTGCCGGAAACCGACGCGGAGGCGGCGCTGGCGATCGCCGAGCAGATCCGCGCCGCCGCACAGCAAATGCGCACCACGCTGGACGGCAAAGCACTGCCGGGGGTGACGCTGTCGATCGGACTGGCCAGCTATTCGGGCGACGGCGTGGTCGCCACCACGCTGCTGCGCAAGGCCGATGCAGCGCTGTACCGGGCCAAGCGCAACGGCCGCAACCAGGTGCAGCCGTTCGATCCGGCGCTGGACGCAATGGGCTGAGGCCCATCGCGTCGCGATGGGAAGGCACGCTGCGTCTTGCGGCCTGCCGCCCAGGCCGCCGGAGACGGCAACGTGGCCATGCGATCGCGCTGCAGGCCGTGGACCCGATCGCGGCATACGAAGCGCACTTTAGCGATGGTTGTCACAAAAACTGAGCGGTAGAGCGGCGATAGTCGGTGTTCCCCCGACTGGAGACGTCTTCGCATGTCCATCTGGAAAGATCAGGGTACCCCGCGCAAGGACGGCCTGCCGCTGCCCGGCACGCCGGGCAACAGCGCAGTGCCGGAACCGCGGCCGGTCACCGAACCGGCGCCCGGCGAGTCCGCGGTCAGCGTCGCCGCGGCCGCTCCGCTCCCCGTACGCGCCGCGCCGCCGGCGGCGAAGGAGTCGCTGATCGCTGCCGACATCACCATCGAAGGCAAGATCGAAGGCACCGGCCATATCCGCATCGCCGGCAAGTTCAAGGGCGACGTCAACGTGCAGGGCGACCTGACCATCGAAACCGGCGCCAAGCTCAGCGGCGGCGTGCGCGCCAACAAGGTGATCATCGCCGGCGAGCTGGAAGGCAACATCGAATCGGCCTCGCAGGTGGAACTGCTGGCGTCCGGCGCGCTGATCGGCGACGTCAAGGCCGGCTCGTTGACCGTGGCCGCCGGCGCGCGGATGCGCGGCCAGGCCGATTTCGGCTGGGAGGACGACAAGGGCCGCAAAGGCGGCAAGCCGACGACGGAGCCTGACGCGGGCGCATGAGCACACCGCGTCCCGGCACCCCGGGGGCGACCCGGACCTGCCCGCACTGCAAGGCCACGATCCTGGAGAGCGCCAGCGTCTGCCCGGCCTGCAAGCACCACCTGCGCTTCGACTCGGCGGTGCTGCAGCAGTCGGCTCCGACCGCGACGGTGCCGCTGCGCGTGCAGGGCACCATCCAGCATCCTGCCGACGGCACTGCGTGGGAGTACACGGTGGTGGTGACGATCCGCAACGGCCGC of Xanthomonas translucens pv. cerealis contains these proteins:
- a CDS encoding thiolase family protein, yielding MTEIVIAAAKRTAIGAFLGQFNGVPTPELGAAAIRAALEQSGIPAADVSEVIMGCVLPANLGQAPARQAARAAGVPDATGATTINKVCGSGMKAIMLGHDLIKACSASIVVAGGMESMSNAPHLLPSSRTGNRYGNFQAVDHMAWDGLTNPDDGQAMGVFGEATAAKFGFSRQDQDAYAIESVTRAQAAQRDGAFDAEIVPVRVATRKGETVFASDEQPGKSDIAKIPTLKPAFKKDGTVTAASSSSISDGAAATVLLSADDAARRGIAPLARIAGHATFSQAPEWFTTAPVGAIRKLLEQVGWSLDQVDLFEINEAFAVVPMVPIKELGLDPAKVNVNGGACALGHPIGASGARLVVTLLNALRTRGGRRGIATLCIGGGEATAVAIELI
- a CDS encoding bactofilin family protein, with product MSIWKDQGTPRKDGLPLPGTPGNSAVPEPRPVTEPAPGESAVSVAAAAPLPVRAAPPAAKESLIAADITIEGKIEGTGHIRIAGKFKGDVNVQGDLTIETGAKLSGGVRANKVIIAGELEGNIESASQVELLASGALIGDVKAGSLTVAAGARMRGQADFGWEDDKGRKGGKPTTEPDAGA
- a CDS encoding GGDEF domain-containing protein, which produces MLAAVGQMLASRLRGEDIACRYGGEEFTVILPETDAEAALAIAEQIRAAAQQMRTTLDGKALPGVTLSIGLASYSGDGVVATTLLRKADAALYRAKRNGRNQVQPFDPALDAMG
- a CDS encoding GGDEF domain-containing protein, with the translated sequence MALSNLRLRESLHRQSIREPLTGLFNRRHLDESLNHELARCARSSVPLSLLMLDVATSSASTIYTATAAATACSPRSGRCWRRGCAARTSPAATAARNSP
- a CDS encoding S8 family serine peptidase translates to MMRKLMARSLLATALAMALTSCGGGSGGGLTRSDPPPTSPPPTSPPPPPPPTSPPTSPPTSPPSPQPAFDAHLALTNTLAAHAAGYDGSGYRIGVVDTGVNRNHPALAGRVVSSLIYVDPAKNNVNVDDVDGHGTTVAQLAAGKAVGAWPGGIAPGAQIVSSRIISDTSPDDDGSGEGNQASGALGLASVHQDLINAGVKVMNNSWGGIYWTDPTATNAIAAEYRPFVLSHGGLVVFAAGNEAKADPSDIAALPSQPGPGSSHPAADLERGWLVVAAVDASTGSKLESYSNACGVAMHYCLVAPGTEVFVDPKATTATANPDYYYGSGTSYAAPLVSGAAALVWQAFPYFSNDLLRQTLLGTATDLGTPGVDATFGYGLLNVGKAVLGPARFDWGDVSVSFSGSSTWANDIAGSGGLIKQGSGTLTLSGTQNSYSGDTRVQAGTLSAASLGSNVAISNGATFIGTGPLRGNVSNAGTFQVGTAALSLSGNYVQGSNGRLALLVGDKLSVTGTAALQGGALYVLGKRDYVVNNTAYKVIETSGGLSGTFASVTTPSNVFLTSSLAYDSTSASITVQALSVTAAAASFGSVTAATLASATRVDAAFAQLDSQLSRDPATVDASLLKAAGAVQQSPSAAAAAATLRSLSGQAHAAATAMTFDSIDLQRRALSGRLDSLVAQPRAIGAWSQRLGDTGQGSFAGSQFQLDGWLMGQDLRLGEHGVAGFAFGESRADGGGDGGLDHSRDRQVQGQAYLGAVGGNAYALAQLGTGQYRRQLDRGLLLGDRVADASSRYAGRFLSSSIEVGYRFGRGKAALTPYVGADYSRIDSDGFREQGGDGFGLMADAASSSRSQALAGLRAGYGGRGWSLQGYAEWQQTLAAQGLQRQASFVGVDAWAPLVDLQPARSGGLFGASLDRRWGSSALGVGYDRRFGPRGDDHALSLRYRLGF